One Candidatus Polarisedimenticolia bacterium genomic region harbors:
- a CDS encoding sigma-54 dependent transcriptional regulator encodes MPSSLGNNALTLVHSDPEMKRILDLAAKVARSDANVLITGESGTGKSLLAATIHRISPRAAGPFVTISCANVSEDLLESELFGHEKGAFTGASGRHIGKFEQAHGGTIFLDEVSELGPGLQGKLLRVVQERSFERLSGDETIRVDIRLLASSSADLEALARENRFRKDLYYRLNVVAIQIPSLRDRVEDVPALAGHFLALFARQHGRAPLKLKPETLDLMRYHTWPGNVRELKNVLEGAVIASSGPELGPEDLPLSPAARTETVLRAAGLGMVSLERLEESYIREVLRVCRSNKTEAARILGINRKTLLEKRKRYGIP; translated from the coding sequence ATGCCAAGCAGTCTGGGAAACAACGCTCTCACCTTGGTCCACTCCGATCCGGAGATGAAGCGCATCCTCGATCTGGCGGCCAAGGTGGCGCGCAGCGACGCCAACGTCCTGATCACCGGCGAAAGCGGCACCGGCAAGAGCCTCCTGGCCGCGACGATCCATCGGATCAGCCCGCGTGCCGCCGGGCCGTTCGTGACCATCAGCTGCGCCAATGTTTCGGAAGACCTCCTGGAGAGCGAGCTTTTCGGCCATGAGAAGGGGGCTTTTACCGGGGCCTCGGGCCGCCACATCGGCAAGTTCGAGCAGGCTCACGGCGGCACGATTTTCCTGGACGAGGTCAGCGAGCTGGGGCCGGGGCTGCAGGGAAAGCTCCTCCGGGTCGTCCAGGAGCGCAGCTTCGAGAGGCTCTCGGGCGACGAGACGATACGGGTCGACATCCGGCTCCTGGCCTCCTCCTCGGCCGATCTGGAAGCGCTGGCCCGTGAGAACCGGTTTCGGAAGGATCTCTACTACCGCCTCAACGTCGTCGCCATCCAGATTCCCTCGCTGCGGGATCGGGTCGAGGACGTGCCGGCGCTGGCGGGCCATTTCCTGGCGCTTTTCGCGCGGCAGCACGGCAGGGCGCCGCTGAAACTTAAGCCTGAAACTCTCGACCTGATGCGGTATCATACGTGGCCTGGAAATGTTCGAGAGCTGAAGAATGTTCTTGAAGGTGCGGTCATCGCCTCCTCGGGTCCGGAGCTGGGACCGGAAGATCTTCCGCTGAGCCCCGCCGCCCGGACCGAGACGGTCCTGAGGGCCGCGGGTCTCGGCATGGTGAGCCTGGAAAGGCTGGAGGAATCGTACATCCGTGAAGTGCTCCGGGTCTGCCGGAGCAACAAGACCGAAGCGGCAAGAATCCTGGGGATTAACCGCAAGACCCTGCTGGAGAAGCGGAAGCGGTACGGCATCCCCTGA
- a CDS encoding MOSC domain-containing protein, with the protein MHLLSVSVSKPKTLMTPEGPMRTGIYKAPVTGRVRVLKRHLEGDGQADLRVHGGVEMAVYAYPAEHYPQWRRELGREDLPYGWFGENLTVQGMLEEEIRIGDAFRVGSALLQVSQPRLPCHKLAFKMGLPDFPRRFMASGRSGFYLRVLEEGDVGAGDAIERLERDPVPLSVRELVELIASDEDRIPELLERAGRVASLAPGWRRKIQERLARRRARPGPPGTPP; encoded by the coding sequence ATGCATCTCCTGTCGGTCAGCGTTTCCAAGCCGAAGACGCTCATGACTCCCGAGGGACCGATGCGGACCGGGATCTACAAGGCTCCGGTCACCGGACGGGTGCGCGTGCTGAAGCGTCACCTCGAGGGGGACGGTCAGGCCGACCTGCGGGTTCACGGCGGAGTCGAGATGGCCGTCTACGCCTATCCGGCCGAGCACTATCCGCAGTGGCGGCGCGAGCTGGGTCGCGAGGATCTTCCCTACGGATGGTTCGGAGAGAATCTGACGGTGCAGGGGATGCTCGAGGAGGAGATCCGGATCGGCGACGCCTTCCGCGTGGGAAGCGCCCTCCTGCAGGTGAGCCAGCCCCGCCTGCCGTGCCACAAGCTGGCCTTCAAGATGGGCCTTCCCGACTTCCCGCGGCGCTTCATGGCGAGCGGCCGGAGCGGGTTCTACCTGCGGGTCCTGGAGGAGGGGGACGTCGGCGCCGGCGACGCGATCGAGCGGCTGGAGCGGGATCCGGTCCCCCTGTCGGTCCGGGAGCTCGTCGAACTGATCGCTTCGGACGAGGATCGGATTCCGGAGCTTCTCGAGCGCGCCGGCCGCGTCGCGTCCCTGGCTCCGGGCTGGCGACGGAAGATTCAGGAGCGGCTCGCGCGGCGGCGCGCGCGCCCCGGACCTCCGGGGACTCCTCCATGA
- a CDS encoding M20/M25/M40 family metallo-hydrolase yields the protein MIDLRRPGALRVLAWPLMAVGLAAAALPGGPARAALRAPAISSEEREIRRWVEQHAEEAEALLERAVNINSGTLNLPGVRKVGALFRAELDALGFKTRWVEGEAFHRAGHLLAERAGSGPRVLLIGHLDTVFEADGSFQRFERLEGDQARGPGVIDMKGGDVILLQALKALRAAGSLDGLAVTVVLTGDEENPGEPIDLSREALVRAAPGAQAALGFEDGDGKPQSAVVARRGSSSWVLRSTGKAAHSSQIFRKEIGAGAILEAARALDGFRKRLAGEPYLTFSPGILLGGTLAELEDSGIRGTASGKSNVVAGRVVVTGDLRALSPAQLRKAKAAMAEVAARHLPQTSSEIDFKDSYSPLAPSEGNRRLLGLYDRTSRDLGFGPVTATDPMEAGAADVSFVAGVVSMILDGIGLKGRGGHTAEETADLKMLSVQTQRAAVLLHRLSRGAAGAARSGGNRKGAG from the coding sequence ATGATCGACCTCCGCCGTCCGGGCGCCCTTCGAGTCCTCGCCTGGCCGCTGATGGCGGTGGGCCTCGCCGCCGCCGCGCTTCCCGGAGGGCCGGCCCGGGCCGCTTTGCGGGCGCCGGCGATCTCTTCGGAGGAGCGGGAGATCCGGCGCTGGGTCGAGCAGCATGCGGAGGAGGCGGAGGCGCTCCTCGAGCGGGCGGTCAACATCAACAGCGGGACCCTGAACCTGCCCGGAGTACGGAAGGTCGGCGCCCTCTTCCGGGCCGAGCTCGACGCCCTGGGCTTCAAGACGCGCTGGGTGGAAGGGGAGGCGTTCCACCGGGCGGGCCACCTCCTCGCCGAGCGAGCCGGCTCCGGTCCTCGCGTCCTGCTCATCGGCCATCTGGACACCGTCTTCGAGGCGGACGGCTCCTTCCAGCGATTCGAGCGTCTGGAAGGCGACCAGGCGCGCGGCCCGGGAGTGATCGACATGAAGGGAGGGGACGTCATCCTCCTGCAGGCCCTGAAGGCGCTCCGCGCCGCGGGAAGCCTCGATGGCCTGGCGGTGACGGTCGTCCTGACCGGGGACGAGGAGAATCCCGGAGAGCCGATCGATCTCTCTCGCGAAGCGCTCGTGCGGGCCGCCCCAGGGGCGCAGGCCGCCCTCGGCTTCGAGGATGGCGACGGCAAGCCCCAGTCGGCGGTCGTCGCCCGCCGCGGATCGAGCAGCTGGGTGCTCCGGTCGACGGGGAAGGCGGCCCACTCCTCGCAAATCTTCCGGAAGGAGATCGGCGCCGGAGCGATCCTGGAGGCCGCCCGGGCGCTGGACGGCTTCCGGAAGCGGCTCGCCGGCGAGCCCTACCTGACCTTCAGTCCGGGTATCCTCCTGGGCGGCACGCTCGCGGAGCTGGAGGATTCCGGAATCCGCGGAACCGCCTCCGGCAAGAGCAACGTGGTCGCGGGGCGGGTGGTCGTGACCGGCGATCTGCGCGCTCTCTCGCCGGCGCAGCTCCGGAAGGCGAAGGCGGCGATGGCCGAGGTGGCGGCGCGGCACCTGCCGCAAACCTCCTCGGAGATCGATTTCAAGGATTCCTACTCGCCGCTGGCGCCCTCCGAGGGGAACCGCAGGCTCCTCGGCCTGTACGATCGAACCAGCCGGGACCTGGGATTTGGGCCGGTCACCGCCACCGACCCGATGGAGGCGGGCGCGGCCGACGTCTCTTTCGTGGCCGGCGTCGTCTCGATGATCCTGGATGGAATCGGTCTGAAGGGGCGGGGCGGTCACACGGCGGAGGAGACCGCGGATCTGAAGATGCTGTCGGTGCAGACCCAACGAGCCGCGGTCCTGCTGCACCGCCTCTCCCGCGGCGCCGCCGGGGCCGCGCGCTCGGGGGGGAATCGCAAGGGCGCCGGCTGA
- a CDS encoding tetratricopeptide repeat protein, translating to MRLRTFFFIVAASALVFVLALLYRPNAEVLGGHIALSRDFSLPVWAAFLFVSLASMAVPVVFGLLRDVKHLFDSVTRRRSARLQKEMERLYVLGIEAILSGREERALEHFKAVLQRDPGHFEALLKSGDVCRELGRTREAVDFHRRALRSRESDLRPLFALVEDYEGMGDAAAAREFLTRIIEKKPKRALTAYRKLRALLARTQEWEAALEIQQKIEALLGEGGMKKADERFALGIPYQVACRHAGEDRPGDAEAILRRLVKEAPGFVPASWKLGKILVSRGETDEAIEVWRKGFEETSSPIFLSTLEDFFLQMEEPERAIEVFKQLSWRAKREVVPRFFLGKLYYRLEMLDEALDVFRALKSRLSYAPTIHFYIARILERRGDPAQAAREYSHLLNQLDPLRLEYRCSACSTRFSAWRDHCETCSEWNTIQLDLKEQLTLEEMGISSAPVYNVETGDIA from the coding sequence GTGAGGCTCAGGACCTTCTTCTTCATCGTCGCCGCCTCGGCCCTCGTCTTCGTCCTGGCCCTGCTCTACCGTCCCAACGCCGAAGTGCTCGGCGGCCACATCGCCCTGTCGCGTGATTTCTCCCTGCCGGTCTGGGCCGCCTTCCTTTTCGTCTCACTCGCGTCGATGGCCGTCCCCGTCGTCTTCGGCCTCCTCCGCGACGTCAAGCACCTCTTCGACAGCGTCACCCGCCGGCGCAGCGCGCGCCTGCAGAAGGAGATGGAGCGCCTCTACGTTCTCGGCATCGAAGCGATCCTGAGCGGACGGGAGGAGAGGGCGCTCGAGCACTTCAAGGCCGTCCTGCAGAGGGATCCCGGTCATTTCGAGGCCTTGCTGAAGTCCGGAGACGTCTGCCGGGAGCTGGGACGGACCCGCGAAGCGGTCGACTTCCACCGGCGCGCGCTGCGCTCCCGGGAATCGGATCTCCGGCCGCTCTTCGCGCTGGTCGAGGACTACGAGGGGATGGGGGACGCCGCCGCCGCCCGGGAATTCCTGACGCGGATCATCGAGAAGAAGCCGAAGCGGGCGCTGACCGCCTACCGCAAGCTGCGGGCGCTGCTGGCTCGCACCCAGGAGTGGGAGGCCGCGCTCGAGATCCAGCAGAAGATCGAGGCCCTCCTGGGCGAGGGGGGGATGAAGAAGGCCGACGAGCGATTCGCGCTCGGGATTCCGTACCAGGTCGCCTGCCGCCACGCCGGGGAGGATAGGCCGGGCGACGCGGAGGCGATCCTCCGCCGCCTGGTGAAGGAAGCTCCCGGCTTCGTCCCCGCTTCCTGGAAGCTCGGGAAGATCCTGGTGTCACGGGGCGAGACCGACGAGGCGATCGAGGTCTGGCGCAAGGGATTCGAGGAAACCTCCTCGCCCATCTTCCTGTCGACCCTGGAGGATTTCTTCCTGCAGATGGAGGAGCCGGAGCGGGCCATCGAAGTCTTCAAGCAGCTCTCCTGGAGGGCCAAGCGGGAGGTCGTCCCCCGCTTCTTCCTCGGAAAGCTTTACTATCGCCTGGAGATGCTGGACGAGGCCTTGGACGTTTTCCGGGCGCTCAAGTCGAGGCTCAGCTACGCGCCCACGATTCATTTCTACATCGCGCGAATCCTGGAGCGGCGCGGCGATCCGGCGCAGGCGGCGCGCGAGTATTCCCACCTTCTCAACCAGCTCGATCCGCTCCGGCTGGAATACCGCTGCAGCGCCTGCTCGACGCGCTTCTCCGCCTGGCGGGACCACTGCGAGACCTGCTCGGAGTGGAACACGATCCAGCTCGATCTCAAGGAGCAGCTCACCCTCGAGGAGATGGGGATCAGCTCCGCTCCCGTCTACAACGTGGAAACCGGCGACATCGCCTGA
- a CDS encoding TraR/DksA family transcriptional regulator: MTKKQQEVLRKKLQDKRRALVAAYITNKNYGRDTEDGDTQDIADKASNAYTKEFLYSLSNSDRQMLQMVDEALARLRKGAFGVCVECGEKMIPKRLEAVPWARHCISCQEREEKGLL; this comes from the coding sequence ATGACGAAGAAACAACAGGAGGTCTTGAGGAAGAAGCTCCAAGACAAACGGCGCGCCCTGGTCGCGGCCTACATCACCAACAAGAACTACGGCCGGGACACCGAAGACGGCGACACCCAGGACATCGCCGACAAGGCCTCCAACGCCTACACCAAAGAGTTCCTCTACTCTCTGAGCAACAGCGATCGCCAGATGCTGCAGATGGTGGACGAGGCGCTGGCGCGGCTGCGCAAGGGCGCCTTTGGCGTGTGCGTCGAATGCGGCGAGAAGATGATCCCCAAGCGCCTGGAGGCGGTGCCCTGGGCGCGGCATTGCATCTCCTGTCAGGAGCGCGAGGAGAAGGGCCTGCTCTGA
- the obgE gene encoding GTPase ObgE, with product MFIDHAKVFVQAGAGGNGCVSFRREKYVPHGGPDGGDGGDGGSVFLEVSTSLSTLRTFRYKRHLRAGRGRHGKGSNKAGRQGDDLVILVPAGTVVLEEDFLLADLTRPGTHWMAAKGGRGGRGNSHFASSTHQTPLEAEPGEPGQERWLTLELKLLAEVGLIGYPNVGKSTLISRISAARPKIADYPFTTLVPNLGVVDQDDERTFVVADIPGLIRGAHEGHGLGIRFLRHVERTKILIHLVDPTPLPGRDPLEDWRTINEELREYRAGLEMKPQIVAITKADTRPAPERYLPLARECGALHLPFHVISAVTGQGLEELLESIWKQLQSSRAGAAVTAPEAATTQGAGRSD from the coding sequence GTGTTCATCGATCATGCGAAGGTCTTCGTCCAGGCGGGAGCGGGCGGCAATGGATGCGTCTCCTTCCGGAGAGAGAAGTACGTTCCGCACGGCGGCCCCGACGGAGGCGACGGAGGCGACGGCGGCTCGGTCTTCCTCGAAGTCAGCACCTCGCTCTCCACGCTGAGGACCTTCCGCTACAAGCGGCACCTGCGGGCCGGCCGGGGCCGGCACGGGAAAGGAAGCAACAAGGCGGGCCGGCAGGGGGACGACCTCGTGATTCTGGTCCCGGCGGGCACAGTCGTCCTCGAGGAGGACTTCCTCCTCGCCGATCTGACGCGACCCGGGACCCACTGGATGGCCGCGAAGGGGGGCCGCGGCGGCCGGGGCAATTCCCACTTCGCCTCGTCCACCCACCAGACCCCCTTGGAAGCGGAGCCGGGAGAGCCGGGGCAGGAGCGCTGGCTGACGCTGGAGCTCAAGCTGCTGGCCGAAGTGGGGCTGATCGGCTATCCGAACGTCGGCAAATCGACCTTGATCTCGCGGATTTCCGCCGCGCGCCCGAAGATCGCGGACTATCCGTTCACCACGCTGGTCCCGAACCTCGGGGTGGTGGACCAGGATGACGAGCGGACTTTCGTCGTGGCCGACATCCCGGGCCTCATCCGGGGCGCCCACGAAGGTCACGGATTGGGGATCCGCTTCCTGCGTCACGTCGAGCGGACGAAGATTCTGATCCATCTGGTCGATCCGACTCCCCTTCCGGGCCGCGACCCCCTGGAAGACTGGCGGACCATCAACGAGGAGCTCCGGGAATACCGCGCGGGGTTGGAGATGAAGCCGCAAATCGTGGCGATCACCAAGGCCGACACGCGACCCGCGCCCGAACGCTACCTTCCTCTCGCCCGGGAATGCGGCGCGCTTCACCTCCCGTTCCACGTCATCTCCGCGGTGACGGGACAGGGGCTCGAAGAACTGCTCGAGTCGATCTGGAAGCAGCTACAATCCTCCCGCGCCGGCGCCGCGGTCACGGCGCCCGAAGCGGCGACCACCCAAGGAGCAGGACGATCCGACTGA
- a CDS encoding TfoX/Sxy family protein — protein sequence MKESSSPPSELSGLKNIGRVTERWLNAIGIACEADLRRVGAVQAYRLIRGSGQAAPASLLYALQGALMDVHWSRLPAEIRELLDRELARADRL from the coding sequence ATGAAGGAATCGTCTTCGCCGCCGTCGGAGCTCTCGGGCTTGAAGAACATCGGCCGGGTGACGGAGCGGTGGCTCAACGCCATCGGCATCGCGTGCGAGGCCGATCTGCGGCGCGTCGGCGCGGTGCAGGCCTATCGCTTGATCCGGGGGAGCGGGCAGGCGGCCCCCGCGAGCCTCCTGTACGCGCTGCAGGGAGCGTTGATGGATGTGCATTGGAGCCGGCTGCCCGCGGAGATCCGGGAGCTCCTCGATCGCGAGCTGGCCCGGGCGGACCGCCTGTGA
- the rsfS gene encoding ribosome silencing factor, with protein sequence MTLKAALEKKAADPVALKVKGACSFADAFIICHGQQSRQTQAIADAIEAALKQQKVLASHVEGYRTGEWILMDYSDLIVHIFTRERREFFNLERLWGDAPRLTIAEKPKKKRSSGSRLG encoded by the coding sequence TTGACCCTGAAGGCGGCGCTGGAGAAGAAGGCCGCCGACCCGGTGGCGCTGAAAGTCAAGGGGGCCTGCTCCTTCGCCGACGCGTTCATCATCTGCCACGGCCAGCAGAGCCGGCAGACGCAGGCGATCGCGGATGCGATCGAGGCGGCCCTCAAGCAACAGAAAGTCCTGGCGAGCCACGTGGAAGGGTACCGGACCGGGGAGTGGATCCTGATGGACTACTCGGACCTCATCGTCCACATCTTCACCCGGGAGCGCCGGGAGTTCTTCAATCTGGAGCGCCTCTGGGGCGATGCCCCCCGTCTGACAATCGCTGAAAAGCCAAAGAAAAAAAGGAGTTCCGGCTCCCGGCTCGGTTGA
- a CDS encoding cytochrome c peroxidase, with amino-acid sequence MSRAIRSSFVVFVAFIGGALSTFAASPDLDREVQQALDRAGFTGRVQSTLEARLGRPVNPQLADLGRLLWFDKAGGLHSDNTCGGCHSPGNGFGDSQSIAIGVQNNNLVGPNRSGPRNQRRTPTAANTAFYPNLMWNGRFSAPSGNPFDNSAGYLFPAPEGAAKFPAFDPVVTHLLIAQGHIPPTELVEVAGFTGTRGTIGPEFDAFDDGLGRVVPPPDASGFRNEPIRQTLLAELNASAAYRQLFGNLFPEVAAGGPIDFTMFGRAVAEFEFTLVFADAPVDRFARGEARAMTIPQKRGALVFFGKGRCSQCHAVSGASNEMFSDFQMHVAGVPQIAPVFGVGTGNVIFDGPGRDEDFGLEQITGDPADRYKFRTSPLRNAALQPAFFHNGAFTTLEEAIRSHLKPLDSAPRYDPVLAGVDADLTLRRGPIEPVLARLDPLLSTPVDLTSDEFNNLVAFVRDALLDERAKSQNLCRLAPAAVPSGFTTMRFESCAQRRPRLLDAGPTALARRPDSDAGAAP; translated from the coding sequence ATGAGCCGGGCAATCCGTTCATCCTTCGTCGTCTTCGTCGCTTTCATCGGTGGCGCCCTGTCGACCTTCGCCGCGTCCCCCGATCTCGATCGCGAGGTCCAGCAGGCGCTCGACCGGGCCGGGTTCACGGGGAGGGTGCAATCGACTCTCGAGGCTCGCCTGGGGCGTCCCGTCAACCCGCAGCTCGCCGATCTCGGGCGGCTGCTCTGGTTCGACAAAGCGGGAGGCTTGCATTCGGACAATACCTGCGGCGGCTGCCATTCGCCCGGCAACGGCTTCGGCGACAGCCAATCGATCGCCATCGGGGTTCAGAACAACAATCTCGTCGGTCCCAATCGCTCGGGGCCGCGCAACCAGCGGCGGACTCCGACGGCCGCCAACACCGCCTTTTATCCCAATCTGATGTGGAACGGCCGGTTCTCCGCCCCCTCGGGGAATCCCTTCGACAACTCGGCGGGCTACCTGTTTCCGGCCCCCGAAGGCGCCGCGAAGTTCCCCGCTTTCGATCCCGTCGTCACGCACCTGCTCATCGCCCAGGGCCACATCCCGCCCACGGAGCTGGTCGAAGTGGCGGGCTTCACGGGAACGCGCGGGACGATCGGCCCGGAGTTCGACGCTTTCGACGACGGCCTCGGAAGGGTCGTGCCGCCTCCGGACGCCAGCGGGTTCCGCAACGAGCCGATTCGCCAGACTCTCCTCGCCGAGCTGAACGCCTCGGCCGCCTACCGCCAGCTCTTCGGGAACCTCTTTCCGGAGGTGGCAGCCGGCGGGCCGATCGATTTCACGATGTTCGGGCGGGCCGTGGCGGAGTTCGAGTTCACGCTCGTCTTCGCCGACGCGCCGGTCGATCGCTTCGCGCGCGGCGAGGCGCGGGCGATGACGATTCCCCAGAAGAGGGGCGCCCTGGTCTTCTTCGGCAAGGGCCGCTGCTCCCAATGCCATGCGGTGTCGGGCGCTTCGAACGAGATGTTCAGCGACTTCCAGATGCACGTCGCCGGCGTCCCCCAGATCGCGCCGGTTTTCGGAGTGGGAACGGGGAACGTGATCTTCGACGGCCCGGGAAGGGACGAGGACTTCGGCCTCGAGCAGATCACCGGCGATCCGGCCGATCGGTACAAGTTCAGGACCTCGCCGCTGCGCAACGCCGCGCTGCAGCCCGCGTTCTTCCACAACGGCGCCTTCACGACGCTCGAGGAGGCGATTCGCAGCCACCTGAAGCCGCTCGATTCCGCGCCGCGCTACGATCCGGTGCTCGCCGGCGTGGACGCCGATCTCACCCTCCGCCGCGGTCCGATCGAGCCGGTTTTGGCGAGGCTCGACCCATTGCTGAGCACGCCCGTCGATTTGACCTCGGACGAGTTCAACAACCTGGTGGCCTTCGTACGGGACGCGCTGCTGGACGAGCGGGCGAAGAGCCAGAATCTCTGCCGGCTCGCTCCGGCGGCGGTGCCCAGCGGATTCACCACGATGCGGTTCGAGAGTTGCGCCCAGCGCCGCCCCAGGCTCCTGGACGCGGGACCGACCGCCCTCGCGCGCCGGCCGGATTCCGACGCCGGGGCCGCTCCTTGA
- a CDS encoding glyoxalase superfamily protein, which yields MAEFAPPVRFLAVAPEFAVCDVVRAAEYYRDVLGFEIEGFLQDPPVFALLSRDEVELHLRSGGNRSVEAGARRGDPDAYIWVEDVDVLAAELQERGARLLEGPVDRVYGMREIRVCDLDGFILVFGSRRELPPPERGAGTSGE from the coding sequence ATGGCCGAGTTTGCTCCTCCGGTGCGCTTCCTCGCCGTGGCACCTGAATTCGCCGTGTGTGACGTCGTGCGCGCCGCGGAATACTATCGGGACGTCCTCGGGTTCGAGATCGAGGGGTTTCTTCAGGACCCTCCCGTCTTCGCGCTGCTCTCGCGGGATGAGGTCGAGTTGCACCTGCGCAGCGGCGGCAACCGGAGCGTGGAGGCCGGGGCGCGGCGCGGCGATCCCGACGCCTACATCTGGGTGGAGGATGTCGACGTCCTGGCGGCGGAGCTGCAGGAACGCGGCGCGCGTCTCCTCGAGGGGCCGGTGGACCGGGTTTACGGGATGCGCGAGATCCGGGTGTGCGACCTCGACGGCTTCATCCTCGTTTTCGGCAGCCGGAGAGAGCTTCCGCCGCCGGAACGAGGCGCCGGAACCTCCGGCGAGTGA
- a CDS encoding GNAT family N-acetyltransferase, protein MSWTIVPMRPEDYPALSAIYREGIDTGDATFETEVPEWTGWNASHLTPCRLVARRGGELLGWAALGPISERRAYAGVAEVSVYVGKAHRGAGVGRALLAALVAESERHGIWTLQAGIFPENRASLALHHGAGFREVGRREKLGRTRGRWRDVMLLERRSLEVGAE, encoded by the coding sequence ATGAGCTGGACGATCGTGCCGATGCGGCCGGAGGACTACCCCGCCCTGAGCGCCATCTACCGCGAGGGGATCGACACCGGCGACGCGACCTTCGAGACGGAGGTCCCGGAGTGGACCGGTTGGAACGCTTCCCACCTGACGCCGTGCCGCCTGGTCGCGCGCCGGGGGGGCGAGCTGCTCGGGTGGGCGGCGCTGGGTCCGATCTCGGAGCGGCGCGCCTACGCGGGCGTCGCGGAGGTGAGCGTTTACGTGGGGAAGGCGCACCGCGGGGCGGGAGTGGGAAGGGCGCTGCTCGCCGCCCTGGTGGCGGAATCGGAGCGTCACGGGATCTGGACGCTCCAGGCGGGCATCTTTCCCGAGAACCGGGCGAGCCTCGCCCTGCACCACGGGGCCGGCTTCCGCGAGGTGGGGAGGAGGGAGAAGCTGGGAAGGACGCGCGGCCGATGGCGGGACGTGATGCTCCTGGAGCGCCGCAGCCTCGAGGTGGGCGCCGAGTGA
- a CDS encoding SHOCT domain-containing protein gives MSQTDPTLAQTLADESPSLQAALADLRGLLVEGEGLQACAAQHRLFALTHRRVVVGATTGRLIILQRRLLGGYQPQDIRWQDLKEVSLDVGIVGADLLLVAARGADLAGADQGTRSITIQGLRKEPAAAVYRICQAQEQAWRERRRVREIEELRAKSGGIAIGGAAIAPEGLASPSPGETPAARLARAREMLAKGLISDSEYESIKAKIVSGL, from the coding sequence GTGAGCCAAACGGATCCGACCCTGGCGCAGACGCTGGCCGACGAATCCCCGAGTCTTCAGGCGGCTCTCGCCGATCTTCGCGGGCTGCTCGTGGAGGGGGAAGGGCTGCAAGCCTGCGCCGCGCAGCACCGGCTCTTCGCGCTCACGCACCGGAGAGTCGTCGTCGGCGCGACCACCGGCCGGCTCATCATCCTGCAAAGGCGCCTGCTCGGCGGCTACCAGCCCCAGGACATCCGATGGCAGGACCTGAAGGAGGTGAGCCTGGACGTCGGAATCGTCGGGGCGGACCTGCTGCTCGTGGCGGCGCGCGGCGCCGACCTGGCGGGAGCGGATCAAGGGACGCGGTCGATCACGATCCAGGGCCTGCGCAAGGAGCCGGCGGCGGCGGTCTACCGCATCTGCCAGGCGCAGGAGCAGGCGTGGCGGGAACGGCGGCGGGTCCGCGAGATCGAGGAGCTCCGGGCCAAGAGCGGGGGGATCGCGATCGGGGGCGCGGCGATCGCGCCGGAAGGCCTGGCGTCGCCCTCGCCGGGGGAGACTCCGGCGGCGCGCCTGGCGCGCGCCCGGGAGATGCTCGCGAAAGGGCTCATCAGCGACTCGGAATACGAGTCGATCAAGGCCAAGATCGTCTCGGGCTTGTAG